A window from Thiosulfatimonas sediminis encodes these proteins:
- the apbC gene encoding iron-sulfur cluster carrier protein ApbC has product MGFLSKLFGGSDTLDEALQNAIETQIKKVQIPLTEQDILSLKALKAMHLKGSTLSLEISLPFPCRSLWPSIEQNLAHQLSQLEQIDKVHIAFSTNVVAHDVQKGTTPMPNIKNIIAIASGKGGVGKSTTSVNLALALQQEGAQVGILDADIYGPSIPTMLNIKDKPQTKDGKSMQPLYAYGLQVMSIGALIEDDSPMIWRGPIVTQTLTQLLKETNWDALDYLIIDLPPGTGDVQLTLAQQIPVTGGVIVTTPQQVALMDAQKGLKMFQKVEIPVLGIIENMSTHICSNCGHEEAIFGANGGKSMAEKYHVDFLGSLPLDKRIREEADQGSPTVTAEPNSEIANKYRHMGHQISAKIGVKKRNYANLFPNIVVQNT; this is encoded by the coding sequence ATGGGATTTTTAAGCAAACTTTTCGGTGGCAGCGACACTCTGGACGAAGCCTTACAAAACGCAATTGAAACGCAAATTAAAAAAGTACAGATTCCGCTCACCGAACAGGACATCCTAAGCTTAAAAGCACTTAAAGCGATGCACCTAAAAGGCAGCACACTCAGTTTGGAAATCAGCCTTCCTTTCCCGTGCCGCAGCTTATGGCCATCGATTGAACAAAATCTTGCACATCAACTAAGCCAATTAGAGCAGATTGATAAAGTGCACATTGCGTTTAGCACAAATGTCGTTGCACACGATGTTCAGAAAGGCACAACCCCAATGCCCAACATCAAAAACATCATTGCCATTGCTTCGGGCAAAGGCGGCGTTGGCAAATCCACAACGTCGGTCAATTTGGCTCTGGCTTTACAGCAAGAAGGCGCACAAGTTGGTATTTTGGATGCCGACATCTATGGCCCGAGCATCCCAACCATGCTCAATATCAAAGACAAACCACAGACCAAAGATGGCAAAAGTATGCAGCCGTTATACGCCTATGGACTGCAAGTCATGTCGATTGGCGCCTTAATCGAAGATGACTCGCCGATGATTTGGCGCGGGCCAATTGTCACGCAAACCCTTACTCAATTGCTCAAAGAGACCAATTGGGATGCGCTCGATTATTTAATCATCGACTTGCCGCCCGGCACTGGGGATGTGCAACTAACACTGGCACAACAGATTCCTGTCACCGGCGGCGTCATTGTCACCACGCCGCAACAGGTCGCATTGATGGATGCTCAAAAAGGGTTGAAAATGTTCCAGAAAGTGGAAATTCCGGTGCTCGGTATTATCGAAAATATGAGCACTCATATTTGCTCGAATTGTGGGCATGAGGAAGCTATCTTTGGTGCTAACGGAGGCAAATCAATGGCAGAAAAATATCATGTTGATTTTCTTGGTTCTCTCCCGCTAGACAAACGTATCCGCGAAGAAGCCGATCAAGGCTCTCCAACAGTAACCGCTGAACCAAACAGCGAAATTGCCAATAAATATCGTCACATGGGGCACCAAATCAGCGCCAAAATCGGCGTAAAAAAACGCAATTACGCCAATCTTTTTCCCAATATCGTGGTGCAAAATACCTGA
- the metG gene encoding methionine--tRNA ligase yields the protein MSTPVSPRKILITSALPYANGPIHLGHLVEYIQTDIWSRFQKMRGHSCTYVCADDAHGTPIMLRAEAEGITPEQLIAKSSAEHQADFAGFNIAFDHYHSTHSEENREFASLIYNRLKEKGYISRKSISQCYDPEKEMFLPDRFVKGTCPKCGTEDQYGDNCEACGATYSPTELVNPKSAVSGATPIEKDSDHLFFELGQFAEMLKEWTRSGALQTQIANKIDEWLESGLRGWDISRDAPYFGFEIPGEKDKFFYVWLDAPIGYMSSFKAYCDKSGLNFDEYWQKDSKAELYHFIGKDIINFHALFWPAMLSGADFRTPDAVFAHGFLTVDGQKMSKSRGTFIMAKTYLEHLNPEYLRYYFAAKLTSRIDDIDLNLEDFAQRVNSDLVGKVVNIASRTAGFIVKKFDGKLKESYSDFAFNLYGEFIDKGDEIAKLYEKREYAHAMREIMALADKANEYIAETAPWQLAKEEGKEEELWESASLGLNMFRCIMIYLSPVIPKTAEQAWQFLKIKPQVWINSKVPLMGQHENKLTEINKFEALMTRLEMPAIEKMVEASAQSLGAKTAPDGKKDDKKPKKQQAPQEKKMTTDNNNGFDALAETISIDDFAKIDLRIAKIIHAEAVPEADKLVKLTLDIGFEQRQVFAGIKAAYNPEDLIGKLTVMVANLAPRKMRFGLSEGMVLAAGPGGSDLYILNPDDGAQPGMRVK from the coding sequence ATGTCAACACCTGTCAGCCCTCGCAAAATTTTGATTACCAGTGCATTGCCTTATGCCAATGGCCCAATTCATTTAGGGCACTTGGTCGAGTACATTCAAACTGACATCTGGTCGCGTTTTCAAAAAATGCGTGGGCATAGTTGTACTTACGTGTGCGCCGACGATGCCCATGGCACACCGATTATGTTGCGTGCCGAAGCGGAAGGGATTACCCCTGAACAGCTTATTGCAAAATCTTCCGCCGAGCACCAAGCGGACTTTGCCGGTTTTAATATCGCATTCGATCATTACCATAGCACTCATTCGGAAGAGAACCGCGAATTTGCCAGTTTGATTTATAACCGTTTAAAAGAGAAAGGTTATATCTCACGCAAGTCAATTTCGCAGTGCTACGACCCTGAAAAAGAGATGTTCCTACCCGATCGTTTCGTTAAGGGAACCTGCCCAAAATGCGGAACCGAAGATCAGTACGGCGATAACTGTGAAGCCTGTGGCGCGACCTATTCACCAACCGAACTGGTTAATCCTAAATCCGCCGTTTCTGGCGCAACGCCGATTGAAAAAGATTCAGACCACCTGTTTTTTGAACTGGGTCAATTTGCCGAAATGCTAAAAGAGTGGACGCGTAGCGGTGCATTACAGACACAGATCGCCAATAAAATCGACGAATGGCTAGAAAGCGGTTTGCGCGGATGGGATATTTCGCGCGATGCGCCTTATTTTGGTTTTGAAATTCCGGGTGAAAAAGACAAATTCTTCTATGTTTGGCTGGATGCACCGATCGGCTATATGTCGAGCTTTAAAGCATACTGTGATAAGTCGGGTCTAAATTTCGACGAATATTGGCAGAAAGACTCTAAAGCCGAGCTATACCACTTTATCGGTAAAGACATTATCAACTTCCATGCGCTTTTCTGGCCGGCAATGTTGAGCGGTGCGGATTTCCGCACACCGGACGCGGTGTTCGCGCATGGCTTTTTAACCGTTGACGGTCAAAAAATGTCTAAATCTCGCGGCACATTCATTATGGCTAAGACCTATCTGGAGCATCTCAATCCAGAATACTTGCGCTACTATTTTGCAGCCAAACTGACCAGCCGTATCGACGATATTGATTTGAATCTGGAAGATTTTGCACAACGCGTTAACTCCGACTTGGTCGGTAAAGTGGTCAATATTGCAAGCCGAACTGCAGGATTTATTGTTAAAAAATTCGACGGAAAATTGAAAGAATCGTATTCTGATTTCGCATTTAACTTATATGGCGAATTTATTGATAAGGGTGATGAAATAGCAAAGCTTTATGAAAAGCGTGAATACGCTCATGCAATGCGTGAAATTATGGCTCTGGCAGATAAAGCGAATGAATACATTGCAGAGACTGCGCCTTGGCAACTAGCAAAAGAAGAAGGTAAAGAAGAAGAGCTTTGGGAATCTGCATCTTTAGGACTCAATATGTTCAGATGCATCATGATTTATTTATCACCAGTGATCCCAAAAACAGCAGAACAAGCTTGGCAATTTCTTAAAATTAAACCGCAAGTATGGATTAATTCTAAAGTTCCTTTAATGGGACAACACGAAAATAAATTAACAGAAATCAATAAATTTGAAGCCTTAATGACTCGTTTGGAAATGCCGGCAATCGAGAAAATGGTCGAGGCATCGGCACAATCGCTTGGTGCAAAAACCGCACCGGACGGTAAAAAAGACGACAAAAAACCGAAAAAACAGCAAGCACCGCAAGAGAAAAAGATGACCACAGACAACAACAACGGTTTTGATGCCCTTGCAGAAACCATCAGCATTGATGACTTTGCTAAAATCGATTTGCGTATCGCTAAAATCATCCACGCCGAAGCCGTGCCAGAAGCAGACAAACTGGTCAAACTAACCCTAGATATTGGTTTTGAACAGCGCCAAGTGTTTGCCGGCATTAAAGCGGCTTACAACCCTGAGGATTTAATTGGCAAGCTTACCGTCATGGTCGCCAACTTAGCACCGCGTAAAATGCGCTTTGGTCTTTCCGAAGGGATGGTGTTGGCTGCCGGCCCTGGTGGTTCGGATTTATATATCTTAAATCCAGACGACGGCGCACAACCAGGTATGCGTGTTAAATAA
- the miaA gene encoding tRNA (adenosine(37)-N6)-dimethylallyltransferase MiaA, which yields MNQSLLTVEESAALVESLLAAKQVLAIMGPTASGKSQLSMALAEVLPIEIISVDSALIYRTMDIGSAKPSAVEMAQVPHHLIDILDASETYSASEFVADVHRLVAEIFARGKLPVLVGGTMMYFNALQQGMNDLPSADETLRANLQQQWDEAPESLHKQLLEMDPTSAQRIHPNDPQRLIRALEVYHLTGKTLTEHREHPKSALQDFSLVKIALLPQDRAQLHQQIETRFLAMLEQGFLQEVAALMQRGDLHAEMTSIRCVGYRQAWEYLSDEYDYETFVHKGIVATRQLAKRQLTWLRKEPDLLVLDPFATSLTERLRNTLDLLFIYQ from the coding sequence ATGAATCAATCTTTACTGACTGTTGAGGAATCAGCCGCACTGGTTGAATCGTTGCTTGCTGCCAAGCAGGTATTGGCAATCATGGGGCCGACGGCATCTGGAAAAAGTCAGTTGTCGATGGCGTTGGCTGAGGTGTTGCCGATTGAGATTATTAGTGTTGATTCAGCACTGATTTATCGCACGATGGACATTGGCTCGGCAAAACCGAGCGCGGTCGAGATGGCGCAAGTACCACATCATTTGATTGATATTCTTGATGCCAGTGAGACTTATTCAGCCAGCGAGTTTGTTGCTGATGTGCATCGGTTAGTGGCGGAGATTTTTGCACGCGGTAAATTACCGGTGTTAGTCGGCGGAACCATGATGTATTTCAATGCCTTACAGCAGGGAATGAATGACTTACCAAGCGCTGACGAAACCCTGCGTGCTAACTTACAGCAGCAGTGGGATGAGGCTCCAGAAAGTTTGCATAAGCAGTTACTCGAAATGGATCCGACCTCCGCGCAGCGTATTCATCCAAATGATCCGCAGCGTTTAATTCGGGCGCTGGAAGTGTATCACTTGACCGGCAAAACCTTGACTGAACATCGTGAGCATCCAAAGTCGGCGCTCCAAGATTTTAGTTTGGTGAAAATTGCGCTGTTGCCGCAAGACCGTGCTCAATTACACCAGCAAATTGAAACGCGCTTTTTAGCTATGTTGGAACAGGGGTTTTTGCAAGAAGTTGCCGCGTTGATGCAACGCGGTGATTTGCACGCTGAGATGACCTCGATACGGTGTGTCGGTTATCGACAAGCTTGGGAATATTTGAGTGATGAATATGATTATGAAACGTTTGTGCATAAAGGGATTGTGGCGACAAGACAGTTAGCGAAACGCCAATTAACTTGGTTGCGCAAAGAGCCGGATTTATTGGTTTTGGATCCATTTGCCACCTCTTTAACTGAGCGGTTGCGCAATACTTTAGATTTGCTTTTCATTTATCAGTGA
- the rsxA gene encoding electron transport complex subunit RsxA, producing the protein MQDYILILISTVLVNNFVLVKFLGLCPFMGVSKKTDAALGMGLATTFVLTLSSVLSYLIYNYLLLPFGLEFLQTIAFILAIAAVVGFTEMAIHKTSPVLYQVLGIYLPLITTNCAVLGVALLNVGEQNNFIESAFFGMGAAIGFTLVMVMFASIRERLEVADVPGPFKGAPIALITAGLMSMAFMGFGGLA; encoded by the coding sequence ATGCAAGATTATATTCTGATTCTGATTAGCACCGTCTTGGTTAACAACTTCGTTCTAGTGAAGTTCCTTGGCTTATGCCCATTCATGGGCGTGTCCAAAAAAACCGATGCCGCACTCGGCATGGGGTTAGCAACCACCTTTGTGCTTACACTCTCTTCTGTGCTCAGTTATTTAATTTATAACTACCTGCTTTTACCGTTCGGATTGGAGTTTCTACAAACCATCGCGTTTATTCTGGCGATTGCGGCAGTCGTCGGCTTTACCGAAATGGCAATTCATAAAACCTCTCCGGTACTCTATCAAGTGCTTGGTATCTATCTACCGTTGATTACCACCAACTGCGCTGTACTCGGCGTGGCACTGCTCAATGTCGGCGAACAAAACAACTTTATCGAATCGGCCTTTTTCGGCATGGGCGCAGCCATCGGTTTTACCTTGGTAATGGTGATGTTTGCCTCAATTCGCGAACGCTTGGAGGTCGCCGATGTTCCTGGACCCTTCAAAGGTGCACCGATTGCATTGATAACCGCCGGATTGATGTCAATGGCGTTTATGGGCTTCGGAGGCCTCGCTTAA
- the rsxB gene encoding electron transport complex subunit RsxB yields the protein MSWFDWLLEIEAILIFLGLALAFGLALGFAAVRFKVEGNPLAEQLDRELPQTQCGQCGFPGCKPYAEALANGQSEVNLCVPGGTEVMIKIAQITGREEKPMDASVDETKPPMTAWIDEDLCIGCVLCIKACPVDAILGATKMMHTVIQAECTGCDLCAPACPVDCIEMKPKALTLKNWQWPEPTQAAVTQTQPLAQFAELTK from the coding sequence ATGTCGTGGTTTGATTGGTTGCTTGAGATTGAAGCGATTCTGATTTTTCTTGGCTTGGCGCTCGCTTTTGGATTGGCGCTCGGTTTTGCGGCGGTACGCTTTAAAGTAGAAGGCAATCCTCTGGCCGAGCAATTAGATCGAGAACTGCCGCAAACCCAGTGTGGCCAATGTGGTTTTCCAGGCTGTAAACCTTATGCCGAAGCGCTGGCAAATGGTCAGTCTGAAGTGAATCTGTGCGTCCCCGGTGGTACCGAAGTAATGATTAAAATCGCACAAATTACCGGCCGCGAAGAAAAACCGATGGATGCCAGTGTGGATGAAACCAAGCCGCCGATGACGGCCTGGATTGATGAAGACCTGTGTATCGGCTGTGTCCTTTGCATCAAAGCCTGTCCAGTCGATGCAATTCTTGGCGCGACCAAAATGATGCATACGGTCATCCAAGCAGAATGCACCGGTTGTGATTTATGTGCCCCAGCTTGTCCAGTCGATTGCATCGAAATGAAGCCTAAAGCACTCACCCTAAAAAACTGGCAGTGGCCCGAACCAACTCAAGCTGCGGTAACTCAAACACAGCCGTTAGCGCAATTTGCGGAGCTGACAAAATGA
- the mutL gene encoding DNA mismatch repair endonuclease MutL: protein MSLLAWLAQHQTLAPIRAIAELPSNLADQIAAGEVVERPASVIKELLENALDSGADQIEIRLQEGGNHVIEVVDNGRGIAKDELLLAVSRHATSKIYSMQELVAVRSLGFRGEALASISSVSDFTLRSRTVHDSSAWQVSAHGDGIWHGPEPAAGAFGTSVKVNNLFFNTPARKKFLRAPRTEFIQIEQLVKRIILSHPEVGFKLLHNAKMVRNLPACTDEKSLQLRLQTLLGQEFVEHSLQIEFAVQDWHLSGWLGLPTFNRAQTDMQYLFVNGRVVKDRQLSFALKQAYADVLYHGRHAAYVLFLQVPPEQLDVNVHPAKHEVRFAHSRDVYDFLRRSVRDAVAKPLAASESLQPGSGKAVDALLAPQNRSAMSPSSPMTLDFGGRSTQGELAASLAFQAPLGDYPRSSQAKDLQQLVQARRYGDGLSDDVQVSGDGRSAAQVADAPRNNYGDAASSMPPLGFAKAQLHGVFVLAENRHGLVLVDMHAAHERVVYERFKQQWQTLRLVSQPLLVPIAVALEASQVYLWEGWQSTFEDLGFSIEAIGPEQLKITAVPALLVKADVVGLLKDMLGQFAQFAEDETIAQDSAHAVNAKIDHILSTMACHGSVRANRQLSVPEMNELLRQMERTDKIDQCNHGRPTWIQLSMEQLDKLFMRGQ, encoded by the coding sequence ATGAGTTTATTGGCCTGGTTGGCACAGCATCAGACATTGGCGCCGATTCGTGCGATTGCAGAATTGCCAAGTAATCTGGCGGATCAGATTGCTGCTGGTGAAGTCGTTGAGCGGCCAGCATCAGTCATCAAAGAGTTATTGGAAAATGCGCTGGATTCGGGTGCTGATCAAATTGAAATTCGCTTGCAAGAGGGGGGGAATCATGTAATTGAAGTGGTTGATAATGGCCGCGGTATTGCAAAAGATGAGTTGCTTCTAGCAGTAAGTCGTCATGCCACCAGTAAAATTTATTCAATGCAAGAGTTGGTGGCGGTGCGCTCGCTTGGTTTTCGCGGCGAGGCCTTGGCGAGTATTAGTTCGGTTTCTGATTTTACTTTGCGCAGTCGTACAGTGCATGACAGCAGTGCTTGGCAAGTCAGTGCTCATGGGGACGGCATTTGGCATGGGCCGGAACCCGCCGCCGGTGCTTTCGGGACTTCGGTTAAGGTCAACAATCTGTTTTTTAATACACCGGCGCGAAAAAAGTTTTTGCGTGCACCGCGTACAGAGTTTATTCAAATAGAACAACTTGTTAAGCGAATAATCTTGAGTCATCCTGAGGTAGGGTTTAAGTTATTACATAACGCAAAAATGGTGCGCAATTTGCCCGCTTGTACGGACGAAAAGTCCTTGCAGTTGCGGTTGCAAACACTGTTAGGACAAGAGTTTGTTGAGCATTCATTACAGATAGAGTTTGCTGTGCAAGATTGGCATTTGAGTGGATGGCTTGGTTTGCCAACCTTTAACCGTGCTCAAACCGATATGCAGTATCTATTTGTTAATGGCCGCGTGGTAAAGGATCGGCAGTTAAGTTTTGCTTTAAAACAAGCTTATGCCGATGTGCTTTATCACGGACGGCACGCCGCTTATGTGTTGTTTTTACAGGTGCCGCCTGAGCAGTTGGATGTGAATGTTCATCCGGCTAAACATGAGGTGCGTTTTGCACACAGTCGCGATGTTTATGATTTTTTACGCCGCTCGGTACGAGATGCGGTTGCCAAACCGTTGGCCGCCAGTGAGAGTTTGCAGCCGGGAAGTGGTAAGGCTGTGGATGCGCTGTTAGCTCCGCAAAACAGAAGCGCAATGTCGCCCAGTTCTCCTATGACACTGGATTTTGGTGGTCGGTCTACACAGGGTGAATTGGCGGCTTCTTTGGCTTTTCAAGCACCATTGGGTGATTATCCTCGTTCTTCACAAGCAAAAGATTTGCAGCAACTGGTCCAAGCGCGACGTTATGGCGATGGTTTGTCAGATGATGTTCAAGTTTCGGGTGATGGTCGAAGTGCAGCGCAAGTTGCCGATGCACCACGCAATAATTATGGTGACGCCGCGAGTAGTATGCCACCGTTGGGATTTGCCAAGGCGCAGCTGCATGGCGTTTTTGTGTTAGCGGAAAATCGCCACGGTTTGGTCTTGGTTGATATGCACGCAGCGCATGAGCGAGTGGTGTATGAGCGTTTTAAACAGCAGTGGCAAACATTGCGGTTGGTTAGTCAGCCTTTGTTGGTACCGATTGCGGTTGCGCTAGAGGCGTCGCAAGTTTATCTATGGGAAGGTTGGCAAAGCACTTTTGAGGACTTGGGGTTTTCGATTGAGGCGATAGGGCCAGAGCAGTTAAAAATTACCGCTGTTCCCGCTTTATTGGTCAAGGCCGATGTGGTGGGTCTGTTAAAAGATATGTTAGGGCAGTTTGCCCAGTTTGCCGAAGATGAAACGATTGCACAGGATAGTGCGCACGCGGTGAATGCCAAAATCGACCATATTCTGTCAACCATGGCCTGCCACGGTTCGGTGCGCGCGAATCGTCAGTTAAGTGTGCCGGAGATGAATGAACTGCTGCGTCAGATGGAGCGGACAGATAAAATTGACCAATGCAATCATGGACGACCGACGTGGATACAGTTGTCGATGGAACAGTTAGATAAACTGTTTATGCGCGGTCAGTAA
- the rsxC gene encoding electron transport complex subunit RsxC: MNLRAVIASKIAPIYPMAKRWLHRFHGGVFPQYNKSLSTRNPIYPPLMPKELILPLPQAVGESALPIVKVGQRVLKNQLLAQADSKNQRQLVVPIHAPTSGIIAAIEPRTLPHASGMQALCLILQPDGQNQAIDNVLQVDGHWPKEPQALKDLLLHSGIIGMGGAGFPTYAKLPQQKGKITTLVINGAECEPFISCDDLLMQTQAKSIWLGAQITAQALGCQKIICGIENNKPKAIALMQAAADALAKEDNDVLPMHIQQVATVYPMGGQKQLVLEITGLELESGGHAIDQGLLMMNVATLRAIYRAVVFGEPLTSRLVTVSGEGLEDGFNIDALIGTPFTELTALAKPKSPINYPLIMGGPMMGVQMPDNHVPVLKTTNCVLANPPEARQMQMPCIRCGECMDACPINLLPQQMYWHAQGHEYAKVEKLNIKDCIECGCCSYVCPSHIPLVQYYRHAKAEIRAIKADAQAKELAKQRHEFRLERIEREKAEREARLKAKKEAVKQAPAMAPKSASGAAQAAAKARAAAKSSASNMSARDKAIQAAQAAAAKQQGQTDNDKKTKGQSLGTAKDKVIASDAAKKRAQAAAQAAAAKRAQNRAVAPVTEDLQVAPPNARDKAIAAAKDAANKIATQTTDLSSNDGQISPALAKEQARKAAIAKAREAALAHKKTDADTPKLANPQTGEPTETNNARQKAIAAAKAAAAKRAAKVQSEQSDSMDSKDSSR, from the coding sequence ATGAATTTACGCGCCGTCATTGCCAGCAAAATCGCACCAATTTACCCGATGGCTAAACGCTGGTTGCACCGTTTTCATGGCGGTGTCTTTCCGCAATACAATAAATCACTTAGCACCCGCAACCCCATTTATCCGCCGCTGATGCCCAAAGAGTTGATTTTGCCGCTCCCCCAAGCGGTTGGCGAAAGCGCATTGCCGATCGTCAAAGTCGGTCAGCGCGTGTTAAAAAATCAGCTGTTGGCACAAGCAGACAGTAAAAATCAACGCCAATTAGTGGTGCCGATTCACGCACCGACATCTGGCATCATTGCCGCGATTGAACCGCGCACCTTACCCCACGCCTCTGGAATGCAAGCTTTATGCTTGATTTTGCAACCCGATGGACAAAACCAAGCCATCGACAATGTGTTACAAGTCGATGGCCATTGGCCGAAAGAACCGCAAGCACTCAAAGACCTATTATTGCATTCCGGCATTATCGGTATGGGCGGTGCAGGCTTCCCAACCTATGCCAAACTGCCGCAACAAAAAGGCAAAATCACAACCCTAGTCATCAATGGTGCCGAATGCGAACCGTTTATCAGTTGTGACGATCTTCTAATGCAAACCCAGGCCAAAAGCATTTGGCTGGGCGCACAGATTACCGCGCAAGCACTTGGCTGCCAAAAAATCATTTGTGGCATAGAAAACAATAAGCCCAAAGCAATCGCCCTAATGCAAGCCGCAGCCGATGCCCTTGCCAAAGAAGACAATGACGTTTTGCCAATGCACATACAGCAAGTCGCCACTGTCTATCCAATGGGCGGCCAAAAACAACTGGTGCTCGAAATCACCGGTTTAGAACTCGAATCTGGCGGTCATGCTATCGACCAAGGACTTTTAATGATGAATGTTGCCACCTTGCGCGCCATTTATCGTGCGGTGGTTTTTGGCGAACCTTTAACTTCGCGACTGGTTACCGTAAGCGGCGAAGGGCTTGAGGATGGCTTTAATATCGATGCGCTTATTGGCACGCCTTTTACTGAACTGACCGCATTGGCCAAACCAAAAAGCCCGATTAACTATCCATTGATCATGGGTGGCCCGATGATGGGCGTGCAAATGCCAGACAACCATGTACCAGTATTAAAAACCACCAACTGTGTTTTAGCCAATCCACCGGAAGCCCGCCAGATGCAGATGCCATGCATTCGCTGTGGCGAGTGCATGGATGCCTGCCCGATCAATCTGCTGCCGCAACAGATGTATTGGCATGCGCAAGGGCATGAGTACGCGAAAGTAGAAAAACTCAATATTAAAGACTGCATTGAATGTGGTTGTTGCAGCTATGTCTGCCCTAGCCATATTCCGCTAGTGCAATATTACCGGCACGCAAAAGCGGAAATTCGCGCCATCAAGGCGGACGCCCAAGCCAAAGAGTTGGCCAAACAACGACATGAGTTTCGATTAGAGCGCATCGAGCGTGAAAAAGCCGAACGTGAAGCGCGTTTAAAAGCCAAAAAAGAGGCCGTTAAACAGGCTCCAGCAATGGCACCTAAAAGCGCATCCGGTGCTGCACAAGCAGCAGCAAAAGCCAGAGCAGCTGCGAAATCAAGCGCATCCAATATGAGCGCGCGCGATAAAGCGATTCAAGCGGCACAAGCCGCCGCAGCAAAACAACAAGGGCAAACCGATAACGATAAAAAAACCAAAGGGCAAAGCCTCGGCACAGCTAAAGACAAAGTGATTGCCTCCGACGCGGCTAAAAAACGTGCGCAAGCCGCAGCGCAAGCCGCCGCAGCAAAACGCGCACAAAATCGAGCCGTGGCACCTGTCACCGAAGACCTACAGGTCGCCCCTCCAAATGCACGCGATAAAGCGATTGCCGCTGCCAAAGACGCTGCCAATAAAATAGCCACTCAAACTACCGATTTAAGCAGCAATGATGGACAAATTTCACCCGCATTAGCGAAAGAACAAGCACGTAAAGCCGCTATTGCCAAAGCTCGTGAAGCGGCCTTAGCACATAAAAAAACCGATGCCGATACGCCAAAGCTTGCTAATCCGCAAACAGGTGAACCAACAGAGACAAACAATGCACGCCAAAAAGCGATTGCTGCCGCTAAAGCCGCGGCAGCGAAACGCGCCGCAAAAGTGCAATCCGAACAGTCTGATTCAATGGATTCAAAGGACTCGAGCAGATGA